In Chrysemys picta bellii isolate R12L10 chromosome 4, ASM1138683v2, whole genome shotgun sequence, the sequence CCTGCACTGTGCAAATGTGTCTCTCTATCGTTTTTTCAGATTTTGAGTGCCTCTTACTGGCTGTGATGGCGTATGACCGTTATGTGGCCATCTGCAACCCACTGCTCTATACGGTCACTATGTCCAGGCAGTTTTGTAAACAACTGGTGACTGGGGCATACGCTGTTGGGTTGGTTGATTCAATGATTCAGTGTTTTATATTTCGGCTGTCATTCTGCAGctccaacatcatcaatcatttcttctgtgacgtCCCCCCCCTGTTGGCACTCTCCTGTTCTGACACCCGCAACAACGAGATTGTGATGTTTGCTTTTGGGTGCTGCATTATAGCAATCAGTTTTGTGACTGTCCTCCTCTCCTATGTCtatatcatctccaccatcctgcagATCCGCTCCGCCGAGGGCCGtcacaaagccttctccacctgcaccttCCACTTGAATGCAGTGGTCCTGTTTTATGGCACACAACTCTTCATGTATTTACGTCCCCCCTCCAGCTATTCCATGGACACAGATAAAGTGGTCTCAGTGTTTTATACGCTGGTGATTCCCGTgttgaaccccctcatctacagcctgaggaacacggAGGTGAAGGACGCCCTGAGGAGAGCAATGAATAAACGCTAAACCAATTCTTGAATCTGTTTACCTCTGTACTGGTTTAGTGATGGGGAGTGGAAACAGGTGAATTCAATTCCAATCCCATTGCAATGTAATTTCACAGAGCCCTTGGGAGTATTGTTCATTAttgtattgttattattattaatctgttTGTATTCCAACACATCCTGCAGGGCCCACCTAAAATCAGGACTTTATTAGGCAATTACCCCAGCAAAATTACAGGAGGCACCTGTTTCACATGTGTGAATATATGTGATGTGCTTCGAAAGCACAGAGCTATTTGTATTGGGAAAGAAGTGGGGGGCATCTAATCTGTCTCCCTCTGCTTTGTCGTGGGTTTGGTTTCATTATGCAGTTGCAAGTATGAAGTGTGTGATTTCTATGGCTGAACCAAAGGGAGTTTGCACACCCTCCTGATACTCTGCAGCCCTTTATGTCCCCTATGGGGTTGTTGTAGAGATTGTCACTGGTTGGTATCCATGCATGTGGAGGAGAAAGGTGATTTCCATCACAATGGCCTTTATTTTAAGTTAAGGGAGCGACAAAACTCGTAAGAACAAGGGTAACATTTCCAAAAGAGAACATGGTGTGTGTGCCTCCTCTGTGAGAATCTGCACTGAATTGAATACAACATAATATGGAGAGGGCGAGTTTTCTCTACCATAtaaattaaacagaaagaaaaagtcaTATCAGACACTAGATGTTTATAGCACATCATCAGGTTAGCTGTGAGGTCATACTCTTTATTCGGCTGGAAAGTGTTATGGACTCTGAAGAATAGGGATTTTGGGAATTGTACAGCTCGGGTTACAGTGAGTGAGAAATGGATAGAGCTGGGACAGTAGCTGATTTTTGAGTTCATGGGTGGTtacaaaaattgaaaaacaaattcaGTTCAACCTGAACCAAATCTGAAAATTCCCTAAATGTTTGGCAAACTGGaaaacattgacaaaaattgcCTGTGAGATTGAAGGAA encodes:
- the LOC101933318 gene encoding olfactory receptor-like protein OLF1 is translated as MEKGNHSEVTEFILLGLTDRPELQVPLFMVFLLIYGITMVGNGGMILLITIDPQLHTPMYFFLSNLSFCDLCFSSLICPNMLLNFLAERKSISYTACTVQMCLSIVFSDFECLLLAVMAYDRYVAICNPLLYTVTMSRQFCKQLVTGAYAVGLVDSMIQCFIFRLSFCSSNIINHFFCDVPPLLALSCSDTRNNEIVMFAFGCCIIAISFVTVLLSYVYIISTILQIRSAEGRHKAFSTCTFHLNAVVLFYGTQLFMYLRPPSSYSMDTDKVVSVFYTLVIPVLNPLIYSLRNTEVKDALRRAMNKR